Below is a genomic region from Pseudochaenichthys georgianus chromosome 13, fPseGeo1.2, whole genome shotgun sequence.
GTGATTCAGAAAATGGCACACAGGTCTGAACTGTCTCTAAAGTGCTCTATTCAGCCAGTCATAAGCAAAGATAAGGATGCAGAACACTTGATACATCATACATCAGAGAACCAAAAGGGAGAGTTTGAATTGTTCAAAGTGAGGCGGTATGAGGGAGTTATTGTCATATTCAGCTTTACTCTCGCCAAATCTACCAGACTTCATTGACAGGCAGTCATTTTACCTCACATAATGGTTTGTTTGTGTTATTGAGTGACTTTGGTAAACCCAAACTAGCAACTTCATACAATAACACACACTAACCAATCAAGGCAGATATTCTAAATTTAGTCTGTTGGCTTTGAATAGATCATAGATAACAGAGTCAGTTCCCCGTTAGAAAAGGGGCTGTCTTATCCCaactttattttaattacttACACTTGATTTTCATAGTTAGGGCTTTTTTTAGGGCCATTTTGCAACAGCCCCTGTGAGAAGCAGTACATTGCTTAGCTTCAGTGCAGTAGCTCCTGTCTTCTTATCCAAGCTCCTGGAGTGCTGCCATCTATTGTAAGTAATATGCTGACTATGGATAAGTACCTCATACAACCCTACTTCAAACTATCTGATGAGCATATTACAACCATGTCTTTTAAATAGTTTATGCCACATCCTAGCAGGTGATTTTCAAGCAGTGGTTTATTACCCTCCAAAATGACAAACATAAACAATTATAAAGGAGGGTAGAGAGAATGTAATGATGTTGCAATTGGTGTAAAACATTTTGTCTGGTGCATGTGTGTGACAGGTGCATTTTGAAGGTGGCACGGTGGCACAGATAGTGTACAGTGGCGATCAGGGGGACAGTGGACAGCAGCAGGTGGTCTATACAGCAGACGGGAACTCCTATACCTCTGTAGAGTCTGCAGAGCACACACTGGTTTACATACACCCTGCAGATGGCACTCAGGTGGGAATGATACTCACAATAGCTACATGCATTCATGAGCAGGTCGAGGCCCTGCAAGATTAACTCACACTTCTGTATTAAACTTTTCTTTCAGAATGTATTCGCTGATCAGCCACAGGTGGCTTACATCCAGCAGGATGGCACCACACAACAGGTACGTTTACCAGGAACTGTGATGTCATTGCACATTGTTTACTGTCTGGTTTATATTGACTTTAAAGCCATTTCATCTCATTCATAGGTCACAGTTTTGCTGCCGAGTGGACAGAACATGAATGCTGCCAACCTGCATGTTCTCAGTAATGTAGCAGAGGCTCCACAAGCAATGCTGGAGCAGGTTTCCCAGGTGAGGAGACTTTGTCACAAGTGCAAatactttatctatattaatTTGAACACACATTATGGCATATAGACAGGGAGacattatttgtttgtattccAAGTAAGTGGTTCTACTCtgaagtagggctgcacgatattggaaaaaactgacattgcgatatttttttcccctgcgatatatatattgcgatatgaaaaaatacaggaattgaagaaaagacagttttttttttttgtccgcaaaccatcctttcttgaactttaatgctatacaattggtatttttttaacgatatttaaccggatgaaggattttagtcacggacttctggatcttaagttttcagagcaacaagctgagctagctcggttatcctgctgtgatctgatcaagagtgattgtgattggtggtttgctgtgcatgcagagcctgcatgtcactcactcaagtacccctgacatgagagttgcgcaagttttcctttgtagcaagcagcaaaataattgtaacatgacgtgtttgagttaatttgcccACTTAATATCACACGTCCTaaaaaattaattaaataaaaaaatcgcACGTCCTGCATGCGCATAACgcgattatcgtcacgacacgatatatcgtgcagccctactctGAAGTTCATATGTCATTTTTAGATATTTGCAGTGcagatgtatacagtttaatagcATCAGATGTATGATACACACAAATAATCTATCCTAAATATCACAGGTTATTATTTTGAAATGCTGATTAGTCCCTCAgaattttctctttttttaaattgcttCTCGACTTAACAACCACAAATTATTTTCTACATGCACGGAATATCATAAGTAAATACTTTTCCTTTTATATACATTGCTATCGCATTGTTACATGAACTTGCTGTGTGTTTCTCACATAACAATAAACAGAGCAACTTACACTTCTCAATTCTCCAACCCAAACAGGAGCAGCTGTCTGTGGCCAATTCGCTCCCCGACATGACCGACATGGCGGACCCCCCCTCCAGCCCTCTCGGGGCCGAAGACTCCACAGAGGACtcagatgaagaggaggatgacgAGTCTGACATGGATGACTGGGAACCTCGTCAGCCTCAGTCCTTCAACCCTCACAGCCTCTGTGAGTGACCTCCACTCTCACACCGTCTGTCAGCAGTCACCATGTAGAGCCCACAGCAGAGGGTCTTTTTCTGCGTATTGACTGCATGAAATAATGATCAACAAATACACTCCGATCACTGACTTGGCCATGACCTACTAGTAGTTTTTTGGTggcattttttaaaaacataaacCAAAAAACAACTCGATGAGACAAAAATTGATATGCAATTTAATCTGATGTGTTATAATCTTCCCTGAAGTCACTTCCTGTGGCAGTGGACACTTATTTACTAGAGCAACACAAAGCAGGGCAAACAAATGAACAATTATAtcccttttttaaatatgtattcaccTGTTGCCGTGCTGATTTGTGTCTTATTGttccctttttttttctcaGGGTGTGACGAGTGTAATAACGCCAACCCCTCTGTGTGTGGGAAGCACGGGCCCCTGCACCCCATCCCCAACCGGCCCGTGATGTCCAAGGCCCGGGCCAGCCTGCCTCTGGTCCTCTACATCGACCGCTTCCTGGGTGGCGTGTTCTCCAAGAGACGCATCCCAAAGCGCACCCAGTTTGGCCCTGTGGAGGCGCCCCTGCTTCCTCAGAGCGAGCTGCAGGACCACTACCTTCATCTGAAAGTACGTCAGCACCATTTCTGTTTGACGGTTATTGAGCTCCCTTTACTTGTGGGGGTTTTATTTGAGCATTTAGCTGCATTTAGCTCTAatacccctttcacaccagcgccttttcagctccggctcggaactagagcctgaaaagtgccgggttttcctgttcacaccgcagcggcgccggctcttagctccggaatccgcttcatttccagctccaaaaaattgtcggtccagaggcaagagctttggagctaagaggcgacgtcgcttacgtctctctcacgtcgaggcgtgcaggaaactaaacccacctcccatgggtcgactgttatgcctgcctacaagcagtagtgcctataaacacactttataaagtcaggcaacactaaccaggcttcgtgtgattctgtttatttgtaccttactttgaccatccgttcactgttatcgatcattgtggagagaggcagacgtgttgttttgtattattgcagctatcggatgcaagtagtcagtttagcttcggttgctatgctaacatcacccgttttataccagagaaactttcataacagcgttgtgataccaaacagtgtcaattcagactgacacacattcacttaggctaaggggactggggatatgcatcagctgcttgtgtgagtcggacagtgaatactttagagcggccgctgcagtgtgagctaaccgggagctaacgggagaataaactcctgtggaagagcagccagcactgcagcggtcggtaaatgctgcagaaacacattaataaacaatgaaccacggcactctggagcaaagtataagtttggagaagtcgttattcaatttattctggcttcgtgtgattaaaagcaacacgatcatcgacccgacgcagttgttgttgttgttgttgttgtgagctgccgttggggagcaaatcagcgatgtaaacggtgacgtcatgacgcagcaggggcagctctggggcgccagtgggcggtgtgaacagagcgggagatgaaaagggaaaccggagctgaaccagaaaagctcccgctcggagctagaaactgaaaagcgctggtgtgaaagccgcatcagagTTCTTGTCTCACTTCTAATTGTTGTGTTGTTTGTAGGGATGTTTCAGTCAACTAAAAAGTAATGATGTGATTGTTAGGTATTTGGAAATAAGTCATTTAGCATTAAACTTACTTATCAGCTCAATACATCTTAGTCTTCTATCACCAACACTTCAATAAGTCGACTAATCAATTAACAGTTGGCAACCTTAGTTGTTTGAACAAAGTCTTCACAAAGAGCTATAACCAAAGAGGGCAATACTTATAATTATACTATCcttacaataaaacagataagaaAATAGATTTTGCAATAAGAAGGTTTTATAGGAAAGTGTTTCGGCCCACATTTAATCATGTATAAGCATGTTCAGAATCTGATCTCTGATATTTGTTCTGTTTGGCTTAGCTGTGCTCGCTGGACGCAGAGAAGGATGGAGAGAAGTCAGATGACCTGTGGTTGGACCTGTCTGATGAGGACAGCTGTAACTGGATGATGTTTGTGAGACCGGCTCAGAACCACCTGGAGCAGAACCTGGTGGCCTACCAGTACGGCTCGGAGATATTCTACACGTCCATCAAGAACATCCAACCCAAGCAAGAGCTCAAGGTCGTTTGTGTGTTGTGTCGCATGTGCACTCATTTTCCTGCTTACTGTGTGCACAAAGTAATACAACTATGGTTCAACACTTTTATGCTATCTGTCCAGAACCAAATATCAGACAGGCTAAATTAGTGACTAGCTGGGGAGGAAATCCAATTCAGTCTTTTTCTCAGGAGGTTGTGGAGACTAGCCAGAGTTTAAACAAGTCTAAGTAAatacacaataaaaaaacattatttatcaGTCTTTCATAACGGCACACATGTAAACGCCCAACCTCAACCCATACatattaatattaaataaaaacaataataaaaggTACTGTTAGATTCGTTTTTACTGTTGATATACACATATATTTGCTGTTTTATGTTTATTCgtattatatttaatttataataaGTGGGCAATGCCCTACATGCTGCTGTGACAGAATAATTTCTCAAACTGGGACCAATAAAATCTAATCTAACATAACATAATGATGATAATAACAAACAGATAAAATAATGAGAAGATGTCAATATTTTCTGATTTCTAAATAggcaactgttttttttttttttataatcctTCCCTCTGCAGGTGTGGTATGCGGCGTCATATGCAGAGTTTGTCAATCAGAAGATCCACAATGTTACAGAAGAAGAGAGAAAAGGTGAGTCCCTGCACATTCTACGTTATATTAACTGGGATCAACACAAACTAGTACAACACTGTCAGGGTTGTTGCTGTTCTCACCGTCTGCTGTTCCGTCAGTGCTGAGGGAGCAGGAGAAGAACTGGCCCTGTTACGAGTGCAACCGGCGCTTTGTGAGCTCTgaacagctgcagcagcacctcGACATGCACGACGACAAGTCAAACTCTGTGACCAGGTAAACACTTGTTTTATATCTCCTTATTTTATACATTCTCTTTAATTTCTATGGAGATCAAatctattttattttactttatttatatagtgctTTTCATACACAAAGGTaactcaaagtgcttcacaaaccAAACTCATACTGTAAACAATTTTCAAATAAGAACAGTAATATCTTTCCCTTACTAGGTGATAACCAGAGGTgttagaagtattcagatcttgtacttaagtaaaagtaccagtGTAGgagtactctgttacaagtaaaagtcctgcaatcaaaatgttacttaagtcaAAGTACAAGCACAAGTGTGAGCAtcaaattatacttaaagtaccaaaagtaaaagtactcattatgcagattggtccatctcagaataatataccgggatatgatgtgttttataatgattgatcataaaagtgttctcaaagctggtgaaggtgcagctagtttgaaggactttgtagactgcagggtagctggtggatttactccaggtggaactaaagtctgatttaacacttgattatatttcacatcattcatccacatctgtaaagtaactaaaggtactaaataaatgtagtggagtaaaagtacaatatttacctctgaattgtagtggggtagaagtaaaAAGTAGCAACAAATGTAAATACTCAATTAAAGTACTAGTACCTCAaagttgtacttaagtacagtacttgagtaaatgtgctTAGTTACTTTACTTCACTGATCTTAACACATTTGTGATTTAAAAAGAACACTTcatactagggatgtaacgatatatcgcgGTATCGCGATAAATAAACGTCCCAATACCGTCGTATCGTaagactgacaaaatctaccaggatttaaaaaaaaattctttttaaaacactttttttttgttttaaacctttatttaacctggtggtcccattgagatcatcgatctctttttcaagagagacctgtccaacatggcagctagtaggttacaacatgaacataaaacaacagaacacaaaaggacatcgtatttacagggctacatgtacacacctagagacattgacaagtccCAACAGTATAattatatctcgccctgtcaataagcctcaccttcttggcaacaactgtattgtttttgaagtggtggagagacaatgcacagtttgacccactgctgtcacccatggccaaagcatatctctccgtcccactgatgtggcgttagactttttcgctgtctgttattttgacagacaggatcgtaaagTATCCGTCATAATCCCTTATTACCCGTCGGGTCTGAACTCGCCACTAACGTGTTGCGCtgacacggggggggggggcgtgttatgcatgcccaccGAGACATTcttgcacctcgcgggagcgcacacagcgtaaagcaaaacctcccagacatgtgttgatctgtacggtttggaaactatatcatttccttttggagggcatgcataccACGGCaaacaccagagcctcgctgcggggaaacgttggcgctgttccgagtttgttctaatctgtcaaaatgacagactgctttcagatttttccgtcattgttaaataaaatattcggttaacgcgaccactgctgtcccagcaacatcagtaccaagcgagaTAGTTTTTTCCcgagcaggggatattgtaaatgcccaaacatcccagcttataaatacctggaaatgtggacattctcatattcctaaaaacctgtctgatgatgctgagtgagtgactagtgagtttgagttgagttacttgaaaaactaaagtgaaacttgatttattttattgcagggtctgattattaaatgtccttgtttatttgtgagatgcagtggcaaaagaaaatgcctactttgtttggtagtactAGTAGGTACCAAaacactggttttcttgttccagtctgttactgtcactttgtttttgacactttaaaatactgctatcctactaaaatgctgtaaaaaaaaaaaaattctttattatttaataccgcaataaataccgtaccgaggacttgttatcgcgatattatcgtaccgtgagtttttggtatcgttacatccctacttAATACCACATAAATATAACCCTAATGAAAATAAACACAATAAGAATACATGACAATGAAATAAATGACCCGTTAACGGTTTCTTTCCTCTGTTAGATCCAGAGGCCGGGGTCGAGGAAGAGGCAGGAGGAGATTTGGGACAGGAAGAAGGCCGGGACGCCCGCCTAAATTCATACGTTTGGATCCACCAGTAGACGGCGACAAGACAACAGTAAGGGACACATTAATCCATAGCATGTTGATTCATGGGTTAGTCGATTTCCTCTGAGACATTTGCAATCCACCTTTTGAATCAGGAGATTCTGGAATTAACGGAGGAGCGAGTGGACGGAGCGCAGAACGGGCTGAAGGTGGTGGAGATGGAGTCTGAGGCGGAGGCTGGGACTGAGGCAGAGGGCCAGATGACACCTGCTGCGGTCCCAGGGGCCAGCAGCCCCCCCTGCGGCACCGACCTGCCAGCTCCACTGAAGGAAGACCCGGCACAGTGCAGCCAATCAGACACCCACCTCACCTCTCAGGACATGCGCCGTGCCAAGAGGATACGGGTAAGACTGCTGCATTCACTGAAATGCAATAGAGCTATTTTATTAGCCACGATTTGCTTTACAACAGTGTGTCTCTCTTCCTCAATGTTTGCTTCCCCTCCAAGATGGATGTGCAGGTATGTAGCAGCTGGAGGACGGCACCGAGACATTCACTTCAATGATTCCCATTGTCATTTTAGAtgatgttaaaggtcacctattatgcaatatccactttttcatgtcctttacacatcaacatgtgtcccctctttgtagagagattctgaacgtttcaggaaaaaatatctgctcactttttgtcccgatccatttatataaaaacctgtctgaaaatgagctgatcagatgttgGCCTCTTTGTGATGTCATCATGTTTATTTgggttgtgtaaccattagccaatcaccaaccaagctaacacccccccaccttatcacctgaatctcctacTAGAGCACCTTTGTGTTATTTGtaacaaatatctctcagaggggcgtggccagcagcagctcattagcatttaaagctacagacgcagaatcagcacttttgaaacagggctgaaacagaggggtttatgggatgctacaatgcatgatccgtttggtatttcgagccaaacacttcagagccatgttttgtatatatctgagaactgtaatatattgatgaaaaagagtATCATAGGGGGACCTTTAGCCTCTTCCCACCTCGGTGTCTGTAAACAATGTTGCTGTGGTCTGATAGTAGTTCTTCTCTCTCTTCCCTCCCAGAATGCAGCGCTGCAGCACCTTTTCATCAGGAAGAGTTTCCGTCCCTTTAAATGCACACACTGTGGCAAGGCCTTCCGGGACAAAGACAAGCTGGACCAGCACCTGCGGGTCCACGGCCGGGACGCCTTCGCCTTCTCCTGCCACTATTGCAACAAGAGCTTCATCAGCGACTCGGCGCTGGACGACCACATGCTGCTGCACACGGAACAGCGCTCCTACTCCTGTCTCTTGTGCCCCGAAATCTTTGATAGGCTGGAAATGCTCAAAGAGCACGTGAAAGAGCACGCAGTAAACGGCTGCTTCACCTGTCCGTCCTGCAAGAAATCCTTCTCTGACTTCATCCAGGTTAGTTATCATAACTATTTGTATAGCACTCTAATAAACAAGGTTACAAAGTACCAAATACCAACAAAAAGACCTGGAGCACTTTGATTTGATGTGTTTGGGTTAGAGAATGTCCTTTTTAACATGGTGTAGTTCATATTATTTGATCAATGTTTAATGAAAAACACACGATAAACATGTAATATATGTGTTTAGTGACTTCTTATATGCCAGCATTGTGTGCAAgttgtaaaaagaaaaaaaaaatcgtatTTGGTGAGGAGGAATGATGAAGATTTATCAACTAGTATCATTATAGTGAGGAGGAATGATGAAGATTTATCAACTAGTATCATTATAGCGACAGCAGGAAACTAACAAAGTCGCTGAGAGGCTGAGGCCGGGCCTGTTTGATATTGTGTGACACGCTACAAAAGAGTACTTGCTGAGATCCAAAACTGTGTTGAAAAATACTGTGGTTTAATGAAATCTGGGATGATCAACTTATTCTCCTTGGACGTGTACATTGCTATATTAATCAAAGCAATCATTAAACTTGCGGTCAACAAAAGGTACAGCGACGCTGTGTCAccctctcttccacacacactCCTCACGCAGGTGAACAGGATTATAATGAGTGCCGCTCATATCCATGTGACCCAAGCTAACCAATCAATAGTGATCAAACAATATCTATATTAAAAGAAAACGCATTTCTATACACGTTTCATGGCTCCTACAATCATTATCCAACCTTAACATTTTGGTATTGTGACAACCTTAATTACAATGATAAGAACAATGGTAAGAACTAAACAAGTCATTGCCAGAGAGGCAAAAACCAAAGGAAAACTGTTGGCGTGAcccaaaaaaacatttgaaatgtgtcAATGCAGTGTGCAAACGGGCATACAAAAAGACTTAATCCTAAAagtatctttaaaaaaaaaagatttcatAATTAACAGGTACAATTGATTTATTACTGCTTGTTATAAATGTTTCTTGCGCGGATTTAGCCAAAAAGTGAATTGACACACTTTGTCTTCCTTCTAGGTGAAGAAGCATATCCGCTGCTTCCACTCAGATCGGGTCTTTCAGTGCCAAGACTGTGAGAAGATCTTCTGCCGGCCGGACAAGCTGCGCTTGCACATGTTACGCCACTCTGACCGCAAGGACTTCCTGTGCTCAACATGCGGCAAACAGTTCAAGGTGAGCATTGGAagaggacagtttttggtgttatatatatatatatatatataaactctgtGAGCTGTTATGTGACAATGATTTTCCTGTGACATCCAGAGGAAAGATAAGCTGCGTGAGCACATGCATCGCATGCACAACCCCGACAGAGAGGCCAAGAAGTCGGACCGCATCCATCGCTCCAAAACCCTGAAGCTCAAGGTGCCCACCACCGACTTCGAGAGCTTCATGTTCAAATGCAGAGTGTGCATGATGGGATTCAGACGCAGAGGAATGCTGGTGAGCAACAACTCACagagaaatgtatttttttgtacATTATATTCCATTATTCTTACTCACTTTTTTTCTGGTtacaggtcaatcatttgtcCAAGCGTCACCCAGAGATGCGTATTGATGACGTACCTGAGCTCACGCTGCCAATTATCAAGCCCAACAGGGACTACTTCTGCCAGTACTGTGACAAGGTTTGTTTCCCCCATCCAGTTGTGTGACTTTAGGAGAAGATGTCTTATTGGTTTATTATTACAGGGCTTACTTGATTACTCGATTCTGACCGCTGTTAAGGTGAACAGACCGACCGTTGGTTAGGAGGATCAAGGGACTATTTTCAGTCATATCAAGCAGCAGAAAGAAGTCAGGCTGATTTAGCGTCAGCTGTGGACAACAAACATACATTTTTTTCATCAGAAAACGCCAAGGAATACTTTTTGAATGTCAGATAATTcaacagaagacagacaggaagaaaACACTAATGGGAACATGTATGGGCTGTATGGACGTGGACAGAAATGATCAATCAGTGATGCTTGGCTTTGGGATCCTGATAACCATGTTGGTGTTCTTTTCATTAAAGGGGCCCCATCGTGCTGACTTTCATattcaaatgtgtattttgtgcctcgacTGTGACATATTTCCATGCTTTAGTGTCA
It encodes:
- the prdm10 gene encoding PR domain zinc finger protein 10 isoform X2, coding for METKQEESSAVWSQTSNSDSENGTQNVFADQPQVAYIQQDGTTQQVTVLLPSGQNMNAANLHVLSNVAEAPQAMLEQVSQEQLSVANSLPDMTDMADPPSSPLGAEDSTEDSDEEEDDESDMDDWEPRQPQSFNPHSLWCDECNNANPSVCGKHGPLHPIPNRPVMSKARASLPLVLYIDRFLGGVFSKRRIPKRTQFGPVEAPLLPQSELQDHYLHLKLCSLDAEKDGEKSDDLWLDLSDEDSCNWMMFVRPAQNHLEQNLVAYQYGSEIFYTSIKNIQPKQELKVWYAASYAEFVNQKIHNVTEEERKVLREQEKNWPCYECNRRFVSSEQLQQHLDMHDDKSNSVTRSRGRGRGRGRRRFGTGRRPGRPPKFIRLDPPVDGDKTTEILELTEERVDGAQNGLKVVEMESEAEAGTEAEGQMTPAAVPGASSPPCGTDLPAPLKEDPAQCSQSDTHLTSQDMRRAKRIRNAALQHLFIRKSFRPFKCTHCGKAFRDKDKLDQHLRVHGRDAFAFSCHYCNKSFISDSALDDHMLLHTEQRSYSCLLCPEIFDRLEMLKEHVKEHAVNGCFTCPSCKKSFSDFIQVKKHIRCFHSDRVFQCQDCEKIFCRPDKLRLHMLRHSDRKDFLCSTCGKQFKRKDKLREHMHRMHNPDREAKKSDRIHRSKTLKLKVPTTDFESFMFKCRVCMMGFRRRGMLVNHLSKRHPEMRIDDVPELTLPIIKPNRDYFCQYCDKVYKSASKRKAHILKNHPGAELPPSIRKLRPAAPGEPDPMLSTHTQLTGTIATAPVCCPHCAKQYSSKTKMVQHIRKKHPEFAQIANSIQAPLTTAVISSTPAVISADGTTAEAIVTTDLLTQAMTELSQTLTTDYRTAQGDYQRIQYIPVSQAGGNLSQPQHIQLQVVQVAPASSPHSQHPTVDVSQLHDPHGYSQHAIQVQHIQVNEPSGAGQGAGQVSGQPLSPTSQQPSQELSPTQLTPVTLAQSHTLQSSSSSQQQQQQGGAVQHAYIPGNWNYRGYSSEIQMMALPHAQYVIAESSTPVSGGNSNQVKTTHYVISEGQTELETKQNVPQNTTQAHAEHLEQQPAHQQATTQYIITTTTNGSGTSEVHITKP
- the prdm10 gene encoding PR domain zinc finger protein 10 isoform X1, yielding METKQEESSAVWSQTSNSDSENGTQVHFEGGTVAQIVYSGDQGDSGQQQVVYTADGNSYTSVESAEHTLVYIHPADGTQNVFADQPQVAYIQQDGTTQQVTVLLPSGQNMNAANLHVLSNVAEAPQAMLEQVSQEQLSVANSLPDMTDMADPPSSPLGAEDSTEDSDEEEDDESDMDDWEPRQPQSFNPHSLWCDECNNANPSVCGKHGPLHPIPNRPVMSKARASLPLVLYIDRFLGGVFSKRRIPKRTQFGPVEAPLLPQSELQDHYLHLKLCSLDAEKDGEKSDDLWLDLSDEDSCNWMMFVRPAQNHLEQNLVAYQYGSEIFYTSIKNIQPKQELKVWYAASYAEFVNQKIHNVTEEERKVLREQEKNWPCYECNRRFVSSEQLQQHLDMHDDKSNSVTRSRGRGRGRGRRRFGTGRRPGRPPKFIRLDPPVDGDKTTEILELTEERVDGAQNGLKVVEMESEAEAGTEAEGQMTPAAVPGASSPPCGTDLPAPLKEDPAQCSQSDTHLTSQDMRRAKRIRNAALQHLFIRKSFRPFKCTHCGKAFRDKDKLDQHLRVHGRDAFAFSCHYCNKSFISDSALDDHMLLHTEQRSYSCLLCPEIFDRLEMLKEHVKEHAVNGCFTCPSCKKSFSDFIQVKKHIRCFHSDRVFQCQDCEKIFCRPDKLRLHMLRHSDRKDFLCSTCGKQFKRKDKLREHMHRMHNPDREAKKSDRIHRSKTLKLKVPTTDFESFMFKCRVCMMGFRRRGMLVNHLSKRHPEMRIDDVPELTLPIIKPNRDYFCQYCDKVYKSASKRKAHILKNHPGAELPPSIRKLRPAAPGEPDPMLSTHTQLTGTIATAPVCCPHCAKQYSSKTKMVQHIRKKHPEFAQIANSIQAPLTTAVISSTPAVISADGTTAEAIVTTDLLTQAMTELSQTLTTDYRTAQGDYQRIQYIPVSQAGGNLSQPQHIQLQVVQVAPASSPHSQHPTVDVSQLHDPHGYSQHAIQVQHIQVNEPSGAGQGAGQVSGQPLSPTSQQPSQELSPTQLTPVTLAQSHTLQSSSSSQQQQQQGGAVQHAYIPGNWNYRGYSSEIQMMALPHAQYVIAESSTPVSGGNSNQVKTTHYVISEGQTELETKQNVPQNTTQAHAEHLEQQPAHQQATTQYIITTTTNGSGTSEVHITKP